The DNA sequence GAAGAACTATCACTATCAAAACTCAAAAATAACATTAAATTAATTTCGAGCTGGACCAAACAAAATTGCCCAATCTGAATGTTGGTTCTTGATTGGACCGGTAAATACTAGTCAGCTTTGATCAGTCCAACTAGTTCTTAAAACCATACCTATAACACATACTAGCCTCCTCGTAGCTTTTGAGTAATTCACAATTACTAATGCAAAGTATTCAGTCTTACAACTACTAGATTGTTCATTGGAAGCAATTATCTTTATCCACAAACatgtaaagttatttgcattattCAAGCATTCTAGTCAAGTTATCCTCATATCTGACTATGCCATTCCACTTAACAGATGTTTATATCTTATATTTAGTGTTTGCTTGCCTTCCCCCAGCTAGTGTCTAAGAACACTTATTTTATTTTGTGCCAAAAGTTTGTTTTGTAGCTGTCCTTGTTATATAAGTATTCTGTTTTCAGGGAAAAGAAATAGGTACCAGCTTGGGATAGACTACCTTGCAAATATACTAAGGAAGCCAACAATGATTATCAACATCTAGGGAAACATGACAGTTGAAAACTATAACCATCTGCCTTCCACTCTCGAAGTTCATTTTTATCTGACCTGCCTTATAATGGTGTGGAAAACCTGGATGCACAAAATACTTTTGCCCAATTGGAGAACAGGATCGAATGTCCTTTTCTCTGCTATAGCCTATTGTGTCTTGAAACAACGTAAAAACAAAATCATCCTTGGAAATGCCCTCATTGTGTTGATTAGACATCTTTGACATCAAACCATCGATCCTCATCAGTCTTCTAAGTTCCATATCTATAACTTTTTCTAATTTgttcttttccctttattttCTGATTTCTTCTGTCTATGAAATTGTGTAacctcttgtttgatttttatgCTTTCCCTTGATTgcttcattgaattttttttgaaaaaaatacatCTTTAACAAATTACCGTAGTTTGTgttaaaactaaaaaaatttattttttctctcaaccaTAAGGTAAAAGTGAATCACGATATATTCTTCACTAGTTATTCTCTTTGTGATGCCATTTGCACTAATTGACAAGATAAATATCTGTGATTTTATAGAACATTGCATCACTTCATTTCATCATTCACTGTAGCATATTAACAATTTATTGGTGTAAAGAAGAATTAGTAGTCATTTTACCTTTCAACTTTATATGGTCATGGCCATTCTTGTTGATGAGTGCAGTAGTAAAACAATATGGCAATTGTCCTATTGTGTTTGTTCCAGAAGGACTATGTTTGCGCACCAATAATAATCACCCATTCTCAAGAACTATTATACATTACAGCCACTTTTGCACATGCAACACCATCTCCTATAATAGCAATCAATAGAATATTAGAGACCTCCCATATAACAATCACTTCAAATGCTTGCACCCAATAGTCAAAACATGTGGAAGGCAGAGTATTTGTGGAAGATAAACCAGCTTCAACTCTATCCCATTTAtgcaaagaaaattttctttaataCCCTTGTCATCACAAGCTATCAGCTTTAGTAGGTAACCTCCTAAATAAGGTCATTAGTGGTGACAAGAGTAAACATAGCCACATTGCCACCTTCATTAGCATTGTGTATGGACTATGGACAATTAGAATGTTGTTTGGGGTAAATCTTCCTTCTTGATTTCATAACTCAAAACATAGGAGCTAACAAAAAATGACTAAGAAAACTGTGTGGAGAATTAGTGGTCATTTTACCTTTCACCTTTATATGGTCATTCATGGCCATTCTTGTTGATGAGTGCAATTTTCAAACAAAGCTCCGGCAATTATCTTGATGTGTTTGTTCTAGATGGACTTTTTTTTAGCACAATAATAATTATCCATGCTCATGAGCAACTTTACATTCACCCTGTTATTGTGTTTGTCCTAGAGGTTGGGTCTTGGTACGATGGCAAGGATGTTCTTTTGCAACTGGGAGAGCTGGGAGAGCAGGGTTCCTGTCACGGAACCCCCTCTCTCTAAGTGGCTGCATATATTAACCCTCCCTAAAGCCTACATTGATGAGAGTCTTGTGCATTGGGTATGTCCATGAGCAACTATACATGTTACTTAGATAAACTACAAAATGCAATATGAACCGCCATGCCTATTGTACTAAAAGCTGCTCTAGTATGATAAGAACACTATTAAATATGTCATTGTTTTGTATGACTTTCTGTATGTCCCTATATCCAAGTGCACTTATAGAAGTTGACATGGATATATCTTGAATGATTTGTTGCTAGTCTGATTGCTATTTAGAAAAGCACCTTATACATATTCCAAGTTGTTGCCCAATCCCATTTTGACTTATGGCCAGTTCATACAAACTAATGCATAACTACTTATGCTTGATAGTTGGGTTGATTTGATTTTCTTAATAATCTTGTGTTTATTTGTTGATTACATTGTCCTGGTAGGTTTGTATAAAACCATCCGGATTCATTTTAAATACCATTTATGTTAAAAAAAACCAGCAAAGTTTTAGTTTTAGATGAAAAtactttttgaaatatggatgtgTTTCTACTATCCACAATAAAAGTATAACCTTTTCTCTTATACGTGGTAAAATTCTTTAATCGTATATTTCATATGAAATGTTGGTATTGGATCATGTAGTTAAGATATTGACTATGATATTCTTagaaaaatatatgaattctgtctgaatttttttttgtattatcctTTTTTGTTTTATGTACAGGCACTTCCACTTTTGTTGGTAGCCATGGTTGACAACAAAGGTCCTCACTGATGTTTGTTCTAGGATGAGACAAAAGGTACGTTGTCACTTTATCttgatttgtttatttttcttcaaTTTGTTTGGTTCGTTAAATGTTTGCCTCATCTATTAAGCTTTCACTGCATTGGAAACTTCTTCTGTGGCCTTCACTAATCGTAACTATTAGAGAGTCTAGTGTTAAGATCTACTTTATATGTCTCAGGGCTTATAGTATCACATGATTCTAGCAATCTACTTGATTTAATTTCTTCCCCTCCCTTTATGGGTTATCTGATCGTGACCACAATTAAATAATTCCTCAATTCATCTGCATCACCAAAATAAAGACATATATCAAAATAAAACACCACATCCTATAATAGCAATCAGCATAAAGTGGGAGACCTCCCACATAAGAAGCCCTATAAATGCTTGCACCCAATAGTCAAAACATGTGTTAGTCAGAGTTGTTGCAAAAGAAGACCTGGCTTCAATTCTATCCTACTAACATAAAGTTCTTTTCTTGAACCTTCCTGCTCAATGATGCCAGCACCTGCTCCCTTATCGAACTGACTGGGACTTGATCCATCTTCTAGCAGGGGTTGGGTCCACAAATGGACCACTGAGAGAGGCATCTCCAAAACGTGGTAGCACCTCAAAAATTCTTTTTGATGTAAATCAGAAAGTTGTAGTCCaacttattttaagttttttttacctTTAACCTTCAATTTTAGTGGTCATCTAAAGATGTGAATGCAACACTTCCATTGCTTGTTAGTTTCTGTCATTCTCCAAATGAATAAATCAAAATCATCAGCTACTCAAGGAGGTACGTTGTCTCATGTCAATTTATCAGTAGGATCATTAAAGTGTTTGTGAAAATAACATCTTTAATGCTCTGAATTATGATAATAACCTACATTTTAATCTTTGCAATCCACTATAAGTTCAATGTGATGTTCGTAGGATATATAGGGAACTTAAAGATTACATGTGTCTCAGATATAAAATTTCGTTGGAGCACTATCATTCTTCAAGTCTTGTGGTTTAGATCTCCTTCAGCAAGAAATCTATGCTGCCAGCTTATTAGCATAATCCTGCAGCATTCTTTCTGCTGAGAGGCACTTTAGTGTTGCTGAGTATTCTCGGGCTCTGCCTTAGGATGTCGATTTTTCTATCCTTTTTTGTTACCACCTTTCGCATTACCGCTGTGTGATCTCAGTGTTTCCACTGTCCTCCTCCCTGTCTCCCAACTCCTGCCGAAGACGTACTATCATGCCTTCTTGACCTCCCCAAGCAAATCTCTCCCCTGCAAAGGCCACATTAACAGCCTTTGCTAATCGCAAATTGATTACCAGTTCAAATAATTGCAAGAAATACATGAATGTTTGAGTAAATGGTAGGAAAAAATTGTGGAATTTGTTGTCACAAGTTTAGGAAAATACACATGTATTTGCTGAAATAGTCTCAATGCCTATTATCATTGCTAAAAATAGATTTTCCTTGGAAGATCTGGATGAAGTTCTTGGAAAAGAAATCATGTATGTTGACAAGCTAAAGAGTAGCTAAAAGTAATAGTTCCAGATGACTTGCATGATTAGAACGAAGTTTAGCCAAATGGCTTTGATCAATTattgaataaataaatgaaatagaGTTACTATTGTGTTATCTCTGGTAGTATCTCTTTCATGGTGTCATGAGAATTATAGATATGGCGTAGGAATTAAATTAGTGAAACGGACAAAGGAAGAGGAGGTGATTGACAAGAATGGTGAATTCTCATGGGTTCTTCAACTTGCACAAACGAGTGCGTGTGCAAGATTTAATCAACCGTGGAATCCTTACTTGATTTAATCGTAGAGAGAAATATGTCAGAACGTTAGTGACTTATACCTCCCCGAGTCCTTTGTATAAGATCATCAAGCTCAGCCTTGCTGCTCGCAAGCCCAACCTGTCGGTTTTTGTTCATCTCATGCGACGCTTGCTGATTACACCACCCATCATCACTTGATGAGAGTGCTTTCTCTCATAGGATTCCTATATGCTCGTGGCAATCGATGGTGCAGCGTGGAGCTATACGGGGGCTAATTCCAGGTTATCCATCCATGAAGTTAAATTTCTTCAGTATCCCAgttcatatatttaaaaaatttatattagaaaatCAATAGTTATAAAAGTAGAATATTTAACTTTATTTATTCTAATGTCATCAAATTTATCGACGAAAGATAAAGCACATGTAGAAATGCTATAAAGATGATGGgcaaaaaaatagtttttattatgttctaattaaatttttttagttgACCGTCACGGTGGTAAGCGATGAAAACCACGTGATGGTCGATCTTGTCATTGTCGATCCAAACATCAGCGACCAAGGCAAGGACGATAAcggtttgatgatgatgatgatggatctCGAGAATGTTCTTAGAGATGGGCGGGATGGCGTCCTAAAGGTGGAGCTTGAGGGATTTCTGTGACTTTTTGCGaggagagaaggaagagaaggacgAGCAACGACGAGAAGTGAgacaaagggagaggaggaaaaggatAAGGATAATAGTGTTGCGGGAGATAGCATCAACGCAGCCATGGTCCTCGTCCTCTTCTATGATACTATCGTCCTTGTCCTCTTCCTCCCTTGGCCATGTCGAGACGCCTGATCCCTTCCCTCACCTCGTCCCTATCCTCTCCCATAGTCACTATTGTTGTggaggaggggaagaagaagagggacatggggaagagaaaggaaaaggaggaGGTAGAGACCTCGTCCTCTTCCTTAGTTACGTCCTCATCCTCTTCTGCGACACTTTTGTTGTTGTcgttttttcctctctttttgtcTCACCTCCATTCGTCGCTCTCAAGCTCCACCTCCAAGATTCCACCCCACCTATCTCCAAGGACATCCTCGAGATCCACCACTACCATCATCAAACCGTCGTTGTTGTCATGGTCGTTGCCTCCACATCAATCGTCGATTTTCGGATTGACATTAGCAAGACTAACCACTGTTTTATTCTTGTTGACCATCACCACAATACCCACCCGCAGCCCCAATGGAGTCATTGTCAActtaatgttaaaattatctttttatttatcatttttatatcaTTCTTATACATGCTATCATGTATTATATCgttgataaaattaataaataaaattaaatatttcatttttataattaaaactGATTAATATAAAGGTTGCGAAAACCTATAGAAACTATGTTTGCTTAGCGAGAACCTGGTTTAAGAGGTAAGAAAGAATATTTTAAGTGAAGCTAATTCTTCAGAAATGACAACAGTAAACACCCGTCTAAAACAACAATTTGGTTTATAATGCTTTGATtcaattcttttttaaaaaagtataaatcataaataatcggcatgatttttattattttaaaattttaaacaaaGAGATCCTATCCTCCCCATGAGACGGTATCATCAAAACGGCCCGCTCAGGTTCTAATAGCATTTCATGGTACTTCATATCCAAAAACAAAACACTCCAAATTTGCACCAAGTCCACTTTAATCCAAATCATAAATAGGCTGTGCTGCAGAAGCCCATTAAATAAACAGACTGATTGCAGTGCTTAAGCTCTAAAAGTCTGGTGAACTACCAAAACAATCCAACGATGCTTAAAACAAGGTAAAACAAGAGGAGGCCACCGATACGCTCAACCTATCCTCCTCTCCTACTTGAAAAGATTAGGGCGGGAAGCCTTGTAGGTAGTCTTCAACTTTCTGGAAGGGGGCCTAACTTTCTTGAAGACGAGAGGGAACTTGATTTTTGAGTCATGGAATTGCTTGGTGCTTTCACGCTTACACAGCTTGGAAGGTATGGTGGCTGTCTTGATGATCTGGATGCAGTGCTGCCTGACTCTGTGGCGGGATGCCATCTCATTGTACATCTGCTCCACGGCACCATTCAGAGTGGTGTCCCTGTACTCCTTGTACATGTTGTGGTAACCTGTTCTGCTCTGGTACCGCAGCCAGACACCGTAGTTCTTGATCTTTGTTGGTTTCCTCTCAAATATCTGCCGAAACAGCATAAAATTAGCTCCAGCACAACATTGCATCATTAGTAGGCAATGCTGTCTTAAGCAGAAACTTTTGGCCGCCTAAGGTTGCCTAGGGAGCTACATTTCACATCAAATGGCTGATCAAGGACCCACGTGAAAGTCTAGGCAGCACAGTTAGCATCTACAAGAAGTAACTACGAGCTTGTAAAGACGAAACATAATCCTGTAGGACCTTGGTGACATCAATATAAAAAAACAAACTGCATGGCCGCAACAGATTAGTTAGACTGGGGTGTATGCAATCTCCTCACATCTAATGATGCCCAAAATCATCACCAGACACAGAAAATATGAGATTGAATAGAACATTAGTATAGCTTCAAGGGAACGAATCGAATGAGCAAAATGAGGAGACCCATCGACCAGATTAAGAAGCATTAAACCAAAAAATTGGAAACAATAAATATTTCAGTTCTAGGAAAAAAGTCATAGAAAAGATCTAGAGCAAATCAAGACCCGACTAAGAAGCATCAACCcaaaaaattgaaaataatataaaaatcagttttggaaAAAATAGCAGAAAAGACCTAGAAGGAGACAAGATCAGACTTTGTAACATCAATGTATAAAAACAAAATGCATCCCCGCAACCAATCAATTAAGAGTGAGGTGTCTTCAATCTCCCCAGATCTAAAGATGCCCATACATCTCCAGATGCACAGTAATACAATATGAGAGTTTAAATACGAATAGAACATTACTATAGCTTCAAGGGAACAAATTGAATGGGCAAAATGAGACTCATCAAGCAGATTAATAAGCATCAAccccaaaaaaaaatttatatatttccaGTACTAGAAGAAATAATAGAAAAGATATAGAAGTAAAACCAAGACCACATCAAGAAGCATTAACCTAGAAAAAATGGGGGAAAAAAAAGTCAGACAGAAAACAGTGGGAAAAAAATCTAGAAGGAAACAGAGATCAGACAACAAAATGCATCCCCATAACCGATCAGTTAGAATGAGGTGTATTCAATCTTGCCACATCTAGAGATGCCCAAATCAACTCCAGATGCATAGATATATAAGACAAGATTGAATAGAACATTACTATAGCTTCAAGGGAACGAATCGAATGGGCAAAATGAGGAGACCCATCGACCAGATAAAGAAGCATCAACCCAGAAAAATGGAAACAATAATAAACATTCAGCACTAGAAAAAACAATAGAAAAGATCTGGAAGTAAATAATAATCAAATTTAAGAAACATTAACCacaaaaattgataataataaaaaacattCAGTCCTAGAGGAAAAGTTAAAACAACCTAGAAGAAAACCAAAAGCCAAAAACATTGTTCAAAAGAAATGTGCATTTTTTATCCAAACATCCTATTTATTCTAAAactaacaaaataataaaaagctTACAAAATGAGAGATTAAAAGGTTAATTGTCAGCATTAATGGCACACTATTGATTGCACAGGTGATGATGCTTCCCAAAAAATTTCTGCTTACCATTTATTAACCAACTAGAACGACAATCTATAGATTACAACGTCTCCAATCCAATAGAAACTAGTATACCACCAGCACAAGGAAATCAACTTCTTCCTAGAAAGAAGTGGTGCTTAATTCGAGATATGGTGGTTATCCATCCAATGTGTCAGTGCTTAACTAGTATACCACTGAGGACTCCTCTCTAAGGGGTTGTAAACTATTGTGATAAAATGCAAAAGCAATCCCTCCCCTCTATTTCATTTTTAAGTTAATAGAAGTAATCAACCAAAATTCAGGTACTAACCCATTTTTTTCTCATTGCCTGTCCATTGTTTGATTAAATCCTGATGTGATCTGGATAAGTAATTTGCATCTCATATAGTCAGATTGGATTCTCTGCTTTATGTCCAATACATTTGTTAATTGAACTTATCAAATCAATTCAAAGTTCAATGCTCCATATTAAAAGTTCAATATTAACACAGTTAAATCAGATTCAATTCAAATCACTGACAATCCCAACTGATGGAATTCTGGAAAAAGTTCAGAAGACAATCTAAATTTGGTTTGTATACAGATATTGACAAAGAAGTCTAGGAAAAACTCGTGGGGTCATGAAGAACATGATCTGGCTCAAATTCACAAAATAAAGAGCAAGAATCAATTCAAAGATGAAGAATAAACATTTTGGTTCAATAATTACAAGGTGTTCCTTTATTGACTATTGCCCAAAACCTCCACAAGAATTTTATCCATATTAAAGCAGTTCACTTTGGAATTTCAgttccttttttttcattttttatgtcTGCATGTAAAAGAAGATGATCAAATTGTCCACAAATTTTTTCCTAGTTGTTCAAGCAATATTGCTTCTAGGTACGTATTACCTATCCTCTATTAATCTTGGTAATAAGTAAGATAGAAACTTGTTACTATAAATATAAAAAGACAGATGTCATGCCAATCTTCTCTCAACTATATGACCAAAATCAGACAAAGTTACAGGCACTCCAAAAACAACGAAGTAAAAGAAAAAACAGAAACATTGaacaattaaaaataaaataagaccaAAACAGAAAAGAGGCATACATGAATCTGGTTAGTGTAGCTGGATTTTATAAGTAGAAACTTAATTCTTCCTTATTGAACATACTTCTCAAGCATCATAAATTAGAATGACACAAAACTTAGTACCTCATACACTTGCTATATTACATTCAGCAGATAAATTGATTTGACTAACATTTGATGAATATGCATGCCCATCTTAATATGACTGTCAACAAATCAGCTTAAATTATCAATCACTATCCATGATTATAATTACATTTCCCATTTGTATCGATTCAACAAATGGATCAGAATTTTCTGAGTACTTATACCATGAAGGCCTCCCATGATCTCATCAAAGTAATGAGAGATTGACCATGTTAGCAAGAGAAAAGGACTACTTTTATATGAAGGCACATAGGCATGTccaaagaagaaacaaaaggcCGCCGATCATATGCTTTCTGAAAAAGCGGTTGCTGAAGAAGAAGACAACAAACCTCGTTAATCGCGAGAACTTGGCCATTACTTTTCTTCACCTTCTTCAGCTTCCTCAAGAAATACCTGAGGATGAAACGATTAACAATAATGACCAAACATAAGGAGGCATTAGGCATTCAGTACGTAAAAGCAGAAGAAAGAACCAAGAGAACTAACCAGAACTTGGATTTAGCCCTGACTTCATTCGTCGCCCACAGCTTCATTCGGTAAATCTTTGGGTGCTCCTCCGTCTCGGTCGGGAGGGCTCGACCGACCACCTGGTACTGATGAAACTGCCACCATCGACAGACATCAACAGATCAACTACAGACCAAAAAAGAATACAGCAACAACAAGAGGAAAGAAATCTGAAGAGGCAAAATCAATGCAACATTTGATATATCCATCTTCTCCTAAACCCTAATCGATCCTATGGAGAATAATAGGTCACTTTTTTCTATAACAAACTCTGAAATGTTCGAATCAAACAACATGAGGAACCGAAGCAACGATCCGCGATTCGTTTGATTGGATCGGGGTATTGCCGGTGGAGAAGGATCTGATGAGCAAGAAGAGAGTCATTGTTCAGATAGGATTACCCTGAAGTTGCCCATCGATCCTGAGACGAACAACGCCGCGCCGCGGACGACCTTCCGAGCGCTCTCTTGGACGTCAGAGGCGACATTAATATAGTCAAAAACCCTAGCGGCGCTCACGGTCGTTGTTTCCATTTGCTCAAAGTAATGGGAAGAACTACCGAAATGCCACTAAGCCTCGTGAGCTTTGGTTTTGACCGTCGGATCTATCCAGAAATGGTGTCTTGGGCTTTGGATTGATCTAACTTGAGTTAAgcgattatattatttttaatatttaaacgaATAATTTTAATATGCAGTCGAAGAAAGCGATTTATTTTCATTACGTTTGAGGAcacaattatatatttttttgatatacaATTAGAGAGATAAATTtagtgaaaataaaaataaaataagagataTTTAGCCTCTTCCTCTACGATCATTGGGTCTTtgatttaaaaacaaaaaatagttttttttctttaacaaGTGATGAGTAGTACAAAGGTAGATAATTTGACCAAATTTAAATCAGCTAAGCCAAATGAAAATgtcaaaaaaatatttgtaaaatAGAATTCTGAATAAACAAGCATATCGACGCCATGGTTGAAAGATTGGACCTTTCGCGAGTTATCCGAAACAAATTTCAAACTGGATCGATGAGATTATTCTACcttctaaaaaaaaattgaatgtgtaatcatgattcataatacTACTAAATGCAAACTGAAGCATGATAAATTCTTCAGGTTCATTTCCACACCAATTCTTGATTACACAAAAACGATGTATCTTGCGCTCCTAAATGGAAGCAGACAGCGAGTTTTCGATTGATGCAGGCAGAGAAGCACGCATCGCACGCAACCACTTTCCTGCATAAGATCAGAGTAGTGTCGTCCTACGGGTGATGCATTCATCTCCTGCAACTATTTAGTTTAAGGATTATCAACGTTATTTTCATCTGCTAAAAAAtgactaattatatatttagaCCTTCTTAGTATTtcgatttttaaatttaaaaaaatttatattgaaatccttaTAGTTTAAATTTAAATCTCATTTGTCCTAACATTGTTGTCGGCTTCATCGATGAAAAAAAGATGTGACATGATAGTACGTgcataaatgataaaaagataattttaacgtcttaattatatttttttattatatcctaattaaaatttattaatcgATTATTGTGGTGGTGGTGGACAAAGACGTTGCCACACTGTGGTGTTAGGAAACCCGGGAGAGTATCACATGtgcaacgaaaaaaaaaaaaatcgatttcTCAAATGCATATTTATATCGAATCACGTGCAATGATCGGGAGCGAAAACTCATAAAACTGAAAACTACGTTCTCACACTATTGGGTACAGCCTATGACTTATGTAGCCCCAACTCTTATTTATAAAGGGCTCTTACTGCTAACCCTAATTGATCCTGTCATAataggtattagatcttcatttaATTACCTTGGgcttaaaatatatcaaattagTATCTAATAACTATTCTAAActctattgggtctcacccaaggATCCATTAAAATAGGGGCTCATTGGACATCCCATGTCTAATCCTCTATTCGTCGCATCATCCACCATACGTGTATGACCCTCTATGCCTAATACTGAGTTAGCCGTGAGTTGCACCTGTTAGAACTCtttttgactcaatgaattattatccacagaataattcactcaactcatcgactgtgTGGATGTACTAAGTCACTATGTCATAGTCCTctataggagaatctaatccattggacctatctacccTCAGCTACCgtgtatttatagttcctt is a window from the Musa acuminata AAA Group cultivar baxijiao chromosome BXJ2-1, Cavendish_Baxijiao_AAA, whole genome shotgun sequence genome containing:
- the LOC103983766 gene encoding large ribosomal subunit protein eL20, which gives rise to MGNFRFHQYQVVGRALPTETEEHPKIYRMKLWATNEVRAKSKFWYFLRKLKKVKKSNGQVLAINEIFERKPTKIKNYGVWLRYQSRTGYHNMYKEYRDTTLNGAVEQMYNEMASRHRVRQHCIQIIKTATIPSKLCKRESTKQFHDSKIKFPLVFKKVRPPSRKLKTTYKASRPNLFK